In Portunus trituberculatus isolate SZX2019 chromosome 46, ASM1759143v1, whole genome shotgun sequence, a single window of DNA contains:
- the LOC123519713 gene encoding vegetative cell wall protein gp1-like — translation MMVKEGEAESWLLTSTFSTVLMTAASGGTRPDYLTRPPPPATTKPSAPPPHPAPPPTPPLLAHHPASPPRLFPLSLAVPTPLSLTITAPTPLSLVSAAPKPLSLVSAASTPLSLVPSAPTPLSLVPAAPTPLSLVPAAPLPIPHPCSPHASVPLPCSPPLLCPSSLQPPLLCPSSLQTPLLCPSPLQPPRLCPSPLHHR, via the coding sequence atgatggtgaaggaaggtgaggcaGAGAGCTGGCTACTCACATCTACATTTTCCACTGTGCTAATGACTGCTGCGTCAGGAGGTACCCGGCCTGATTACCTGACTCGACCACCGCCCCCGGCCACCACGAAGCCCTCCGCCCCTCCACCACACCCAGCCCCTCCACCCACCCCGCCCCTCCTCGCCCACCACCCCGCCTCTCCACCACGCCTCTTTCCCTTGTCCCTTGCAGTCCCTACTCCTCTGTCCCTCACTATTACAGCCCCCACGCCTCTGTCCCTTGTCTCTGCAGCCCCCAAGCCTCTGTCCCTCGTCTCTGCAGCCTCCACGCCTCTGTCCCTCGTCCCTTCAGCCCCCACGCCTCTGTCCCTCGTCCCTGCAGCCCCCACTCCTCTGTCCCTCGTCCCTGCAGCCCCACTCCCTATTCCTCATCCCTGCAGCCCCCACGCCTCTGTCCCTCTTCCCTGCAGCCCCCCACTTCTCTGTCCCTCGTCCCTGCAGCCCCCACTTCTCTGTCCCTCGTCCCTGCAGACCCCACTTCTCTGTCCCTCACCATTGCAGCCTCCACGCCTCTGTCCCTCGCCGCTGCACCATCGATAA